One Candidatus Woesebacteria bacterium genomic window, GCCCGCAAGCTCGAGATAACTTTCAGTGGTTGAGAGCCTTTTGTGCCCTGCAACTTGGGAAAGCAAAACCAAATTTACCCCTGCTTTTAAATTCTCAACTATGAAAGTGGTGCGCAAGTCGTTAATGGTATAGCTTGGCATTTCTGCTTTTTGAATATACCTATTGATAGTTGATCTGATGTTTCTGACAGCAAGCGGCTTTCCGTTTTTGCTTACAAAAAAGTAAGGAGAATCACTTTTTGGTCTTTCATTCTTAAGATAATTGTCAAGAGCCTCTTTTGCTCTTTTGTTTAAAGGAATAACTCTTTCAGGTTGGCTGGCATAAGCTTCAATTTTTATTTCTTTATCACCTACATTTGCAAGTTTGAGGTTGGCTACCTCTGAAATTCTAAGCCCTGTTTGAAGAATTAATTCTACGATGGCTGCTGTTCTCAAGTCAGAACGTACAGTGTCTCTTAAAGCACGGTACTCAAGTTTAGAAAGGAATTTAGGCTTGGCAGGTTCTGTTTTTGGATGAGAAACATCTTGAGCAGGGTTACTTGAGATATGTTTTTGTTCAACAGCAAATTTAAAAAATGTCTTTATTGCGTTTAGTTTCCTTGAAACGCTTTTGGGTGTGTATTTTTCAGCAAGGAGGGTATCGCGATAGGCCTCAATTAGCTCCTTTCCTATTGATTGGATATAAGGCTTTTGTTTCTTTTCTGCGAAATCCACAAACTGCTCAAGGTCCGCCCTATAAGCTATAATAGTTGAGGGCGACCTTTTTTTATCTTCCAGACTTTTGATAAAGTTTGGGAGCAGAGCCTTTAACATTGTTTGTTCCATAAGATTTAGCAGGAGCTTAATGACTATATGATAGCACTTTATAAAAAAATATCAACACTTTTTGAATAACTATGGGTATTAATTTTAACAGTTTATTTGTTCATAAAGCTGAGAAAAAAAATGTCTCTTGGTTTAATAAGGTCTTGTCTTTAGCCTTCTCTGTTTTAACAATTTTAGTATTTAGCGCTTTTTGGAGTAATTTTTCCAAGCTAAGACAAGCTGAGAAGAAGATAGAAGAGAAAAAAAGAAGTCTTGAGGAATTAAGAAGAGAAAATGAATCTATCAAAAATAGGCTTAAGGAGATTAGTTCAGAGGCGTATATCGAGAAACAACTAAGGGATAATTTAGCGATGGTAAAAAAGGGCGAGGTTGTGGTGGTTTTGCCTGATGAGGAGACTATCAAGAGTTTTGTCCCCAAGATAGATATTGGTGGTGACAAGGCAATTAATTTGCCTAATTGGCGCAAGTGGTCTCTTTTCTTTAATTTCTAGATTGTGTTGCGGGGCTGGGGATCGAACCCAGTCTGGAAGATTATGCCTAAAGTTTTCTCCGATTTCTCGAGAGTGTCGGACTATGTCTTGCCCGTGAGATAAGAAATCTATCTCAAGGGCTTTGGCGTATAGTCTCTACGGATTTTACATTCATGTAAACCGAACGTAATCTTTCCTCGGCGTTGCCATGATCAAATAGATTTTAGGTTTCGCCGATATAGCCAAATTTTTCCCCCATTAAATCGAGGGAAGCCCATTTTGAGCCTTCCGTGCAGCCGTACACTACCCCGCATGTTAACTATAAAGAACATGCGCATTATACATGGAATTTGGTAGTTAAGCAACCCCCAATGCGTACCAGTATATATAGTATAATATAACTTAAGGATGGCAAAATTTAAGGAGAGAATAAGGGCAAGAGAGTTAAGGAGGGAAGGTAGAAGCATTAAAGAAATAGCCAGATTGTTAAATGTTTCTCCGGATTCTGTTAGTCGTTGGTGTAAAGAAGTAAAACTATCAAAAGGTCAAATAAGAGAGTTAGAGAGACGTTGGAAAGATCCAAACTATGGAAAGAGATTAGAGAATTCTTTAAGACAACAAAAGAAGAGAATATTAAAAACAGAAAAATTGAAGAAGGCGGGTGTAAAAGAGATAGGCAATTTATCTAAAAGAGAACTATTCTTAGTCGGGGCTTCTTTGTACTGGGCAGAAGGATTCAAAAAAGATAGTCAAGTCGGGTTTGCCAACTCTAGTCCCGAGATGATGAATCTATTTCTCAGATGGCTTTATGAGTGCTTTGGTTATAATACTAACGATCTAATGCTAAGGGTAACGGTAAACGTAAGTCATAAATATAGGATCGACGAAATTCAGAATTACTGGTCAGAAATTACAAAGATTCCTCTGGATAACTTTCAGAAACCCTTTTATCAAAATTTTAAGTGGAAGAAAATTTACGAGAACCCAAATGAATACTACGGTATATTAAGAATAAAGGTTCGCAAAAGCACTGATTTTTTAAGGAAAATACATGGATATATAGAAGGTTTGAAATTACAATCTCAAATAAGGTAAAATACAAGGCAAGCCAGGGTAGCTCAGTGGTTAGAGCATCGCATTCATAACGCGGGGGTCGTGGGTTCAAATCCCACCCCTGGCACTTTCTGTTTTTTCTGCCTTCAATTTATTGACTGTGGCAAACTCTATTGAAAGATTAATTTGGGATGTCAGGAGAGAGAGGGGTGAGACAAGTGAACAAAAGGTAGCTTTTGCCCTTTCTTTTCTTTTTGAAGAGGGTCGTATAGACGGTTTTGAAAGAAGCGTGGAGTTAGACAGGCGAGGTGTTGATTTTTTGGTGAAAGACGGCTCCAAAAATTACAAGATTTCTGTAAAAAGTTCTCAAGGTGGAGTAAAGTGGGAGATGCGAGAACATCCTGAAAGGGTAAGAAAGGGAGATTTAATTTTTGTTGTTCCAGGTGCTGATGAAAGTGTAGAAGATTTAGCCGCAAGAATTCTTAGAATTATAAATGATTTTGAGGAAAGAATGCACCAGAGATAATCTTCTTTATAAAGCCTTACAAATAGGATAAAATCAAGTTATGAAACGTGTTTTTTCAGGTTCAAGACCGACGGGGAAGCTTCATCTTGGTAATTACTTGGGTGGGGTTAAAGGTTATTTGGAGCTTGCTAGAAACCCACAATTTGAGACTATTTATATGGTGATGGATTTGCATGCTGTTACCACTCCTTTTGATAGAAATAGCTTGGCGCAAAATACAAAAGATGTGATTTTGGATTACTTAGCCTCGGGCCTTGATCCTGAAAAATCAATAATTACTGTCCAATCGCTTGTTCCTGAGCACACTTATCTTGCTCACTTGATATCATCCACAGTAACAGTGGCCCGTATGCTTCACTTGCCGACTTACAAAGAAAAAATAAAACAGTATCCAAAAGAAGCAACTATGGCTCTTTTGAATTACCCAGTTCTTATGGCGGCTGATATCTTAGCTTACAAGGCGGATCTAGTTCCAGTGGGAGTTGATCAAGAGCCACATCTTGAGGTAGCCCGTGAGATAGCAAGAAAAATGAACGAGAAGTATGGCACTAATTTTCCTGAACCAAAAAGATTTGCAACCAAGGGTGAGTACATTCCTTCTTTGACAGGGGAGGGAAAGATGAGTAAATCAGTTGAGGGTAGTTACATTAATTTAACTGATTCACTTGAAGAAATAAGGGCAAAATTGGCTCGAGTTCCAACTGATAGTGGTAGTGGTACCACTGTGCCTCAAGAAGGCGGAGTATTTACCCTTTTGCTTTTCTCTGGTCTTTTTC contains:
- a CDS encoding Cell division protein DivIC gives rise to the protein MGINFNSLFVHKAEKKNVSWFNKVLSLAFSVLTILVFSAFWSNFSKLRQAEKKIEEKKRSLEELRRENESIKNRLKEISSEAYIEKQLRDNLAMVKKGEVVVVLPDEETIKSFVPKIDIGGDKAINLPNWRKWSLFFNF
- a CDS encoding Tryptophanyl-tRNA synthetase; its protein translation is MKRVFSGSRPTGKLHLGNYLGGVKGYLELARNPQFETIYMVMDLHAVTTPFDRNSLAQNTKDVILDYLASGLDPEKSIITVQSLVPEHTYLAHLISSTVTVARMLHLPTYKEKIKQYPKEATMALLNYPVLMAADILAYKADLVPVGVDQEPHLEVAREIARKMNEKYGTNFPEPKRFATKGEYIPSLTGEGKMSKSVEGSYINLTDSLEEIRAKLARVPTDSGSGTTVPQEGGVFTLLLFSGLFLGDDAQKELEAQYTSSGIRYKELKDRLASAIFEELKPIQERRKEIESRKGYLEDVILDGAKKARKIASQILEETREKMGFIRLVESRT
- a CDS encoding Site-specific recombinase XerD, encoding MEQTMLKALLPNFIKSLEDKKRSPSTIIAYRADLEQFVDFAEKKQKPYIQSIGKELIEAYRDTLLAEKYTPKSVSRKLNAIKTFFKFAVEQKHISSNPAQDVSHPKTEPAKPKFLSKLEYRALRDTVRSDLRTAAIVELILQTGLRISEVANLKLANVGDKEIKIEAYASQPERVIPLNKRAKEALDNYLKNERPKSDSPYFFVSKNGKPLAVRNIRSTINRYIQKAEMPSYTINDLRTTFIVENLKAGVNLVLLSQVAGHKRLSTTESYLELAGIKEAGNKQELEEL